Below is a window of Ischnura elegans chromosome 1, ioIscEleg1.1, whole genome shotgun sequence DNA.
AGGAATTGAGATCTCCCTCTTCTTTTGTCAGTTGTTTCTTCCTTAAATACGGAGGTTTAATCACTGACAAACCCATTTCGTGGCACTCTTTATCAACGAAAAAACCTTTGTCAGCCATAACTGCGTCTCCAGGCTCACAAAGTCCTGCTACACCCGagtctaaaaaaattaacttgtcTGATGCTTTGCCACCATAAACACCACTTACTTTACTGATAACACCATCGGGTGATATTCCGACCATGTATTTTACGGTATGTCTACCTTTATAATGCGAATACGTTTGTATTCGACAGCTGAGGCACGAAGGCGCAGAAACACTTGTTTCCGAACAGTCCACCACAACCCTCGTGTTAGGGAAACTGGAGAAACACTTGGGTAAATTGCTCCTAATTTTTTCCCTCGGCAGCCACCTTACATACCTTTTTAGCGTGTGATGCAGCAAGTGCAGAGCACAATGGAAGTGAGCAACGGCTGTGGGGACAGAAACACCAAATAGCACTGCCAGAGCTGAAAATGACATGTTTTGCTTCAGTTTCGTCAGGCACAAAATCAATTTGTCCTCAATGTCATAAGGTGTTCCCTGCAGGTTGATGCCGTTGCATGTAGCCACCAATTCCACGCCCTGGATTATACTTTTCAGCATATCCATTGATGCCAGTCCTGTCAATGTACTGACATCTTTGTCAGAGCGCAACACTTCTGAAAAGTTTCGTTTGTGGCTAGGTAAAGAGAATAAATCGGTCTGGCATGCCCTGTCAACGTGTCTTTCCCTGCCGAGCTCCAACAGCCCTTCCGCAGCTTCCATTTCAATGGATTGAGAAGAAATCTCGAGCTCCACTTCCATCTCGCCGATAGATTCCTCATCATGAGATGCTGAACTCggccttgaaaaaaattaatgtctttCATTAATTGCTCCGATTTGACGGTAGAATAAGCTTCACAATTTCATAATACTTACGGCTGACGAGaaattatatttctcctcttCACAGCCCGCTCTTGTCtccttttttcattc
It encodes the following:
- the LOC124154677 gene encoding uncharacterized protein LOC124154677, producing MFIVNFKLSPTLTEPNVLKRRLKKNALPSKNIPLRSLEVTPTPEKAMNEKRRQERAVKRRNIISRQPPSSASHDEESIGEMEVELEISSQSIEMEAAEGLLELGRERHVDRACQTDLFSLPSHKRNFSEVLRSDKDVSTLTGLASMDMLKSIIQGVELVATCNGINLQGTPYDIEDKLILCLTKLKQNMSFSALAVLFGVSVPTAVAHFHCALHLLHHTLKRYVRWLPREKIRSNLPKCFSSFPNTRVVVDCSETSVSAPSCLSCRIQTYSHYKGRHTVKYMVGISPDGVISKVSGVYGGKASDKLIFLDSGVAGLCEPGDAVMADKGFFVDKECHEMGLSVIKPPYLRKKQLTKEEGDLNSSIARARVHVERAIQRMKVFKILQGNLPWNMVGCIDKITEVICAIVNLSNPIIGRNGFETT